A stretch of Nitrospirota bacterium DNA encodes these proteins:
- a CDS encoding response regulator, protein MAERLLIVEDEDTLCRSLQRILQREGYEVDIADSAESAFILLEHGSYDLIITDIILPGISGIELLTKYRRTNPAQKVMVITAYASLTTAMESIKAGACDFLVKPLMHDEMKRAVRKALDTPR, encoded by the coding sequence TTGGCTGAGCGATTGCTCATAGTAGAAGACGAAGACACACTCTGCAGGTCATTGCAGAGGATCTTACAGCGCGAGGGCTATGAGGTGGACATCGCCGACAGCGCCGAATCTGCTTTCATCCTTCTCGAGCACGGTTCCTACGACCTCATCATTACCGACATCATCCTTCCCGGCATCAGCGGCATCGAACTCCTGACGAAATACCGCAGGACAAATCCCGCACAAAAAGTAATGGTCATCACCGCCTATGCCTCTCTGACCACAGCGATGGAATCCATCAAGGCCGGCGCCTGCGATTTTCTCGTAAAGCCCCTGATGCATGACGAGATGAAGCGGGCCGTCAGAAAGGCCCTCGATACACCAAGGTGA
- a CDS encoding sigma-54 dependent transcriptional regulator: MAFKILIAEDEEITVKHLVKTLTAEGYAVTSTLNGLDALTKIESGSFDILIADIKMPGLTGIELLEKIKAKQIEVDVIIITGFGSIGSAVEAMKKGAIEYVTKPFDLDELVLKVNKIRDQKILKKENIALKAYAGMDKKVSIIARSASMNNILGTIDGMKDSDCNVLLTGETGVGKSLLAKIIHFTSRRQGMPFLSINCATLTEELLASELFGHEKGAFTGAVRTKQGLVEIADTGTLFLDEIAEMAPNLQAKLLKVIEEGEFYRVGGTKPIKVDVRFIAATNQNVRSIIAEGRFREDLYYRLNIMEISIPPLRDRRDDILPLCTYFLEKHVLSSRKKISGFTKEALEVLMHYSYPGNVRELENIVERAIILEKGEVITPASLPQTIKMFQIETIEPDKVRTIEELNKDYAEKILEMYGDNKSKAAEVLGISRTSLWRILKEGEKK; this comes from the coding sequence ATGGCATTCAAAATACTTATCGCGGAAGATGAAGAGATCACCGTCAAGCACCTGGTGAAGACCCTCACGGCCGAGGGCTACGCGGTCACCAGTACGCTGAACGGACTCGATGCCCTGACGAAGATCGAATCAGGGTCGTTCGACATCCTGATCGCTGACATCAAGATGCCGGGGCTCACGGGCATTGAATTGCTCGAAAAGATCAAGGCGAAACAGATCGAGGTAGACGTGATCATCATCACGGGCTTCGGCAGCATCGGTTCCGCCGTGGAGGCCATGAAGAAGGGCGCCATCGAGTATGTTACGAAGCCTTTCGACCTTGACGAACTGGTCCTGAAAGTGAACAAGATTCGCGATCAGAAGATCCTGAAGAAGGAGAATATCGCGCTGAAGGCCTACGCGGGCATGGACAAAAAGGTCTCGATCATCGCCCGGAGCGCGAGCATGAACAACATCCTCGGCACCATTGACGGGATGAAGGACTCGGACTGCAACGTGCTCCTGACCGGCGAAACGGGCGTGGGCAAGAGCCTCCTGGCCAAGATCATTCACTTCACGAGCCGGCGGCAGGGCATGCCGTTCCTTTCCATCAATTGTGCCACGCTGACCGAGGAACTGCTCGCGAGCGAGCTCTTCGGCCATGAGAAGGGCGCCTTCACCGGAGCGGTCAGGACCAAGCAGGGGCTCGTCGAGATCGCCGACACAGGCACGCTGTTCCTGGACGAGATTGCCGAGATGGCACCGAACCTCCAGGCCAAACTGCTCAAGGTGATAGAGGAAGGGGAGTTCTACCGCGTGGGAGGGACCAAGCCGATCAAGGTCGACGTTCGTTTCATCGCCGCCACCAACCAGAACGTGCGGTCCATTATCGCCGAGGGACGGTTCCGGGAGGACCTGTACTACCGGTTGAACATCATGGAGATATCCATCCCCCCGCTCCGCGATCGACGGGACGACATCCTGCCGCTCTGCACCTATTTTCTGGAAAAACACGTTCTCAGTTCCCGCAAGAAGATCTCGGGGTTCACAAAAGAAGCGCTTGAGGTGCTGATGCATTACAGCTACCCGGGCAATGTGCGTGAACTGGAGAACATCGTTGAGCGCGCGATCATCCTCGAGAAGGGCGAAGTGATAACGCCGGCCAGCCTGCCCCAGACCATCAAGATGTTCCAGATAGAAACGATCGAGCCGGACAAGGTCAGGACCATCGAGGAACTCAACAAGGATTATGCGGAGAAGATACTCGAAATGTACGGCGATAACAAGTCAAAGGCTGCGGAGGTGCTTGGTATTTCAAGGACGAGTTTGTGGAGGATACTGAAAGAAGGCGAAAAGAAGTGA
- a CDS encoding ATP-binding protein: MSLKKKIVLSFFISAFIIAILAAFEYFSFVEIKKEIRYLEITDTISRKSLQLRRHEKNYFLYSPQKMEEESAAVHAYLAELNDTLAKNPGIDRSERISLRDRINEYEHRFGSIEVEAKRLTELFEKAKISHGRSDKKYISLVEATFLERPAQSAEFLEKVFLLPPGHVLPVGLRALDADILALRKTGEEILVISKDLDKIAREKAETVIRVSQIAILIFFPLFFAVGIGTLFFISTNVVKRLMLLINVVERTGKGSYPHLSIPSSRGNAHDEVGVLIDRFNTMEDQLAERAAEIERKNKELIQTKKLAAIGTLAAGVAHELNNPLNNIYLSAQVLSKESGEGCRPEVKEAVSDILGQTVRVKRIVGDLLEFARGREPRLQKVNLNDLIRGVYKRITADTGKVRFSLDADPPDAVLAADPEQMEQVFINLFTNAVEAMPDGGELAVRVSTVDDALTVSVTDSGKGIPRESQDKVFEPFYTTKDKGTGLGLAIVFNIIRKHYGEVNVASTEGKGTTFTITLPRSM, translated from the coding sequence ATGTCACTGAAGAAAAAAATAGTCCTCAGCTTCTTCATCAGCGCCTTCATCATCGCCATCCTCGCGGCCTTTGAGTATTTCAGCTTTGTTGAGATCAAGAAGGAGATCCGGTATCTCGAGATCACCGACACGATCAGCCGCAAGTCGCTTCAGCTCCGGCGTCACGAGAAGAATTACTTCCTCTACAGCCCCCAGAAGATGGAAGAAGAGTCCGCGGCGGTCCACGCTTATCTTGCCGAGCTGAACGACACCCTGGCGAAGAACCCCGGGATCGATAGGTCGGAGCGGATCTCTTTGCGGGACCGGATCAATGAATATGAACACCGTTTTGGTTCCATCGAGGTCGAGGCGAAGCGTCTGACCGAGCTCTTTGAAAAGGCCAAGATCTCGCACGGGCGGAGCGACAAAAAATATATTTCCCTTGTCGAGGCGACGTTCCTCGAACGGCCTGCCCAGTCCGCGGAATTTCTGGAAAAGGTTTTCCTTCTGCCCCCCGGTCATGTTCTGCCCGTCGGTCTCCGTGCCCTTGATGCGGACATCCTGGCGCTCAGGAAAACCGGTGAGGAGATCCTGGTCATCTCCAAGGACCTCGACAAGATCGCCCGGGAAAAGGCCGAGACGGTGATACGGGTATCGCAGATCGCGATCCTGATATTTTTCCCGCTCTTTTTTGCCGTGGGGATAGGGACGCTGTTCTTCATCAGTACGAACGTTGTAAAAAGGCTGATGCTTCTGATCAATGTGGTGGAGAGGACGGGCAAAGGCTCCTACCCGCATCTGTCCATCCCGTCTTCCCGCGGGAATGCCCATGACGAGGTGGGGGTGCTGATCGACCGGTTCAATACCATGGAGGACCAGCTTGCCGAACGGGCGGCGGAGATCGAACGGAAGAACAAAGAACTGATCCAGACCAAAAAGCTCGCCGCCATCGGAACCCTTGCCGCGGGTGTGGCCCATGAGCTGAACAATCCCCTGAACAACATCTACCTTTCAGCGCAGGTACTCTCGAAGGAATCGGGTGAGGGCTGCCGGCCTGAAGTGAAAGAGGCCGTATCGGACATCCTGGGCCAGACGGTCCGGGTGAAACGGATCGTCGGCGATCTTCTGGAGTTCGCCCGGGGTCGCGAACCCCGTTTGCAGAAGGTGAATCTGAACGACCTGATCAGGGGCGTGTATAAGAGGATCACGGCGGATACCGGGAAGGTGCGGTTTTCCCTGGATGCCGACCCGCCGGATGCCGTGCTCGCGGCCGACCCGGAGCAAATGGAGCAGGTCTTCATCAACCTGTTCACCAACGCGGTGGAGGCCATGCCGGATGGGGGAGAGCTCGCGGTGAGGGTCAGTACCGTTGACGATGCCCTGACCGTCTCCGTGACGGACAGCGGCAAGGGCATTCCCCGGGAATCGCAGGACAAGGTCTTCGAGCCGTTTTATACCACCAAGGACAAGGGCACGGGGCTGGGGCTGGCCATCGTGTTCAATATCATCAGAAAACACTATGGAGAGGTCAACGTGGCGAGCACCGAGGGAAAGGGTACGACGTTCACGATAACGCTGCCGAGATCGATGTAA
- a CDS encoding universal stress protein has protein sequence MGRYRKILVAVDSSESGRNALHQAFKLANEEKCWITVTSVVPPYEGEIELLGVNDIRAALRKPCEEALAEVEKIAKTERMLVKTVCEEGEVHERIVDLADAENCDVIVMGRRGLRRIERALIGSVTARVIGHTQRDVLVVPNGTVVGWKKIVLATDGSKHSAKATERAISFAQSYGGELRVVSVVDVPSEFYAEAPQAVEDLVRKAKGFVADVKKQAEAAGVKAETFVGEAEADEAITKLAKEQNADMIVIGSHGRTGLRRLLMGSVAERVIGFAPCPVLVVKA, from the coding sequence ATGGGAAGATATAGAAAGATCCTCGTTGCCGTAGACAGTTCGGAATCCGGCAGGAACGCGCTCCATCAGGCGTTCAAGCTGGCCAACGAGGAGAAGTGCTGGATAACGGTCACTTCCGTGGTACCGCCGTACGAAGGCGAGATCGAACTGCTCGGTGTCAATGACATCAGGGCCGCTCTCCGGAAGCCCTGCGAGGAGGCCCTCGCGGAGGTGGAGAAGATCGCCAAAACCGAGCGCATGCTCGTCAAGACGGTTTGCGAAGAGGGCGAGGTCCACGAACGCATTGTGGACCTGGCCGACGCCGAGAACTGCGACGTTATCGTGATGGGAAGGCGCGGGCTTCGCCGAATCGAGCGCGCGCTCATCGGCAGCGTCACGGCGAGGGTCATCGGCCACACCCAGCGTGATGTGCTGGTGGTCCCGAACGGGACTGTTGTCGGGTGGAAGAAGATCGTGCTTGCGACCGACGGATCGAAGCACAGCGCCAAAGCCACGGAACGGGCGATCTCCTTCGCGCAATCCTATGGTGGTGAGCTCAGGGTCGTTTCGGTCGTGGACGTTCCATCCGAATTTTACGCCGAGGCGCCCCAGGCTGTGGAAGACCTGGTCCGTAAAGCGAAAGGTTTTGTCGCTGACGTGAAAAAGCAGGCCGAAGCGGCGGGAGTAAAGGCTGAAACCTTTGTTGGAGAGGCCGAGGCCGACGAGGCGATCACCAAACTTGCGAAGGAACAGAACGCGGACATGATCGTCATCGGCTCGCACGGAAGGACCGGCCTTCGCAGGCTTCTCATGGGAAGTGTGGCGGAAAGGGTCATCGGTTTTGCACCCTGCCCGGTGCTTGTGGTAAAGGCGTAA
- a CDS encoding sulfite exporter TauE/SafE family protein: protein MHDIVTSFINLDAITILYLFGVGFVGGLVSGFIGSGGAFVLTPGMMSLGVPGLMAVASNMCHKFPKALVGAMKRFKYGQVDVKLGLILGVSAEAGVLYGAGIQEKIKATYGDAGSNLYVSVAFVVILATVGGFVLYDAWKTYRSGNANTAEKAGKLALWIQSINIPGTMVYFKSINARVSVLFTIPLGFATGMMAATIAVGGFVGVPAMIYVLGAPSLMASATELVIAFVMGLGGSLKYAMHGMVDIRLAMIILAGSLFGIQLGAIGTTYVKPFMIKVVMGVIMVIVLFSRGLMVPVYLAQLGLIDQISEGTVKLLKTSSFAIMIFALLLGAFIVLRAMWQGKQAEKLQHASGALEHGKI, encoded by the coding sequence ATGCATGACATAGTGACGAGTTTCATCAATCTTGATGCGATCACCATCCTTTATCTCTTCGGCGTGGGTTTTGTGGGTGGTCTTGTCAGCGGTTTTATCGGCTCCGGCGGAGCTTTTGTGCTCACCCCGGGAATGATGAGCCTCGGCGTCCCGGGTCTCATGGCAGTGGCGAGCAACATGTGCCACAAGTTCCCCAAGGCGCTCGTGGGCGCCATGAAGCGTTTCAAATACGGACAGGTAGATGTGAAGCTCGGCCTCATACTCGGCGTATCTGCTGAAGCAGGGGTCCTGTACGGAGCGGGCATCCAGGAAAAGATCAAGGCGACCTACGGCGACGCGGGATCCAACCTCTATGTGAGCGTGGCCTTTGTGGTCATCCTCGCGACGGTCGGCGGCTTTGTTCTTTACGATGCGTGGAAGACCTACCGGTCAGGCAACGCCAACACGGCGGAAAAGGCGGGTAAGCTCGCCCTCTGGATCCAGTCCATCAACATTCCCGGCACCATGGTATACTTCAAGAGCATCAATGCGCGCGTTTCCGTTCTGTTCACCATCCCCCTCGGTTTCGCGACGGGTATGATGGCCGCGACGATCGCGGTCGGCGGATTCGTCGGGGTCCCCGCGATGATCTATGTTCTCGGCGCGCCGAGCCTCATGGCCTCGGCCACGGAGCTGGTGATCGCCTTTGTCATGGGCCTCGGCGGTTCGCTCAAGTATGCAATGCACGGCATGGTCGACATCCGGCTCGCCATGATCATCCTCGCGGGCTCGCTCTTCGGCATTCAGCTCGGCGCCATCGGCACCACCTATGTAAAGCCCTTCATGATCAAGGTCGTCATGGGCGTGATCATGGTCATCGTGCTCTTCAGCCGCGGCCTGATGGTCCCGGTATACCTCGCACAGCTCGGTCTCATTGATCAGATCAGCGAAGGAACGGTGAAGTTGCTCAAGACCTCCAGCTTTGCTATAATGATATTTGCGTTGCTGCTCGGCGCCTTCATCGTCCTGAGGGCCATGTGGCAGGGGAAACAGGCCGAGAAACTACAGCATGCATCAGGAGCCCTGGAGCATGGGAAGATATAG
- a CDS encoding universal stress protein, whose amino-acid sequence MEATKIKKLMKNVEDALAAATFAEEGQAETARSIMKEGRRVLLALKESRIDARTLKYALNTSRRIGADLDILHVTAPGNTALFIDPLLSNFESELKAEGIVYRMITRTGCLKQQIIDYTNSERDILFAVIESPHSLDVDCNKKDKTLSELWQKLKCPLVVVMDGARG is encoded by the coding sequence ATGGAAGCAACAAAGATAAAAAAATTAATGAAGAACGTCGAAGACGCGCTGGCCGCCGCGACATTTGCCGAGGAAGGCCAGGCTGAGACGGCCAGATCGATCATGAAGGAAGGGCGGAGGGTCCTGCTTGCTCTCAAGGAAAGCCGGATCGATGCGAGGACCCTGAAGTATGCGTTGAACACGTCCAGGAGGATTGGCGCTGACCTCGATATTCTGCATGTCACCGCTCCGGGCAATACCGCGCTCTTCATCGACCCTTTGCTTTCGAACTTCGAGTCAGAGCTGAAGGCGGAAGGCATTGTCTACCGCATGATCACGCGGACCGGATGTCTCAAACAGCAGATCATCGATTATACGAACAGTGAAAGGGACATTCTCTTCGCGGTCATCGAGTCCCCGCACAGCCTGGATGTGGACTGCAACAAGAAGGACAAGACGCTTTCGGAGCTCTGGCAGAAGCTGAAATGCCCGCTCGTCGTGGTCATGGACGGGGCGAGGGGTTGA
- the lon gene encoding endopeptidase La codes for MKFFNKSEDSHQEFIIEELRRKLSEAAMPNTVQKIAGQELDLLTRISPSSAEYTIGVTYIDYLVSLPWNKKTEDNLDIVRAERILNENHYGLNKIKERIMEHLAIKVLIRNRKARVLIVDDEEIARKNLAHILTKENYDVVAVADGEAALRELESSDVDVVLTDLRMGRIDGMDLLDRIRIKHADTKVVMVTGYATVPSAIEAMQKGAFHYLAKPYKFDEVRETVKRAMEQRTLKPSTKGSVLCFTGPPGTGKTSLGKSIARALGRKFTRIALGGLKDEADIRGHRRTYVGAKPGRVIEELRRVESANPVIMLDELDKIGHDFKGDPASALLEVLDPEQNRAFTDHYLDVPFDLSSVMFILTANVLDTIPAPLRDRMEVIEFTGYTREEKTHIAQQFLCAKQIREKGLSQDQVVFTDEAVDRIIQEYTREAGIRNLERRIATICRKIARESLQTAGSAELVTITPGSVERYLGRRKFQFEVIEEQDRVGVATGLVRTESGGEIIFVEAARMKGNKELIITGSLGDVMRESAQAALSYIRSNAGSFGIAEDFFEHQDIHIHVPSGAIQKDGPSAGVTILAALLSLLTKRPARRDVAMTGEITLTGRILPVGGIQDKVLAARRAKVKTVLVPARNRADVQELPEDMKRDIDIRLVDTVAEVVDAVLGGQP; via the coding sequence ATGAAATTCTTTAATAAATCGGAAGACAGTCATCAGGAATTCATCATTGAAGAGCTTCGCCGGAAGCTCTCTGAGGCCGCCATGCCGAACACTGTGCAGAAGATCGCCGGGCAGGAACTCGATCTGCTGACCAGGATCAGTCCTTCCTCTGCCGAGTATACGATCGGCGTCACCTACATTGATTACCTCGTTTCCCTTCCCTGGAACAAAAAGACCGAGGACAACCTCGATATTGTCCGCGCCGAGCGCATCCTGAACGAGAACCATTACGGCCTGAACAAGATCAAGGAGAGGATCATGGAGCACCTTGCCATCAAGGTGCTCATCAGGAACAGGAAGGCGCGGGTTCTGATCGTCGACGATGAGGAGATCGCGAGAAAAAATCTGGCGCATATCCTGACGAAGGAAAATTACGACGTGGTCGCTGTCGCTGACGGCGAAGCAGCGCTTCGGGAGCTGGAGTCCTCTGACGTGGATGTGGTGCTGACCGACCTTCGCATGGGCAGGATCGACGGCATGGACCTGCTGGACCGGATCAGGATAAAACACGCCGACACGAAGGTCGTGATGGTAACCGGCTATGCCACGGTCCCCTCTGCCATCGAGGCCATGCAAAAGGGCGCGTTCCATTACCTGGCCAAGCCCTACAAATTCGATGAGGTGCGCGAGACCGTGAAACGGGCCATGGAACAACGGACGCTCAAACCCAGCACCAAGGGCTCCGTACTCTGTTTCACCGGCCCTCCTGGAACCGGCAAGACCTCGCTCGGGAAATCCATCGCGCGCGCCCTCGGCAGAAAGTTCACGAGGATCGCCCTCGGAGGTCTCAAGGACGAGGCCGACATCCGCGGACACCGGCGCACCTATGTGGGCGCCAAGCCCGGCAGGGTTATCGAAGAGCTTCGCAGGGTGGAATCAGCCAATCCCGTCATCATGCTCGACGAACTCGACAAGATAGGACATGACTTCAAGGGAGATCCCGCTTCGGCACTGCTTGAAGTGCTCGATCCTGAGCAGAACCGCGCGTTCACGGACCACTACCTCGACGTTCCCTTCGACCTTTCGAGCGTCATGTTCATCCTGACCGCGAACGTCCTCGATACCATCCCCGCGCCGCTCCGCGACCGCATGGAGGTCATCGAGTTCACCGGCTACACGCGGGAAGAGAAGACCCATATTGCGCAACAGTTCCTCTGCGCCAAACAGATCCGCGAAAAAGGCCTCTCTCAGGACCAGGTGGTCTTCACTGACGAGGCCGTTGACAGGATCATCCAGGAATACACGCGCGAGGCCGGCATCCGGAACCTTGAGCGCAGGATCGCCACAATCTGCCGGAAGATCGCGCGGGAATCGCTCCAGACCGCGGGTAGCGCGGAGCTCGTGACCATAACCCCCGGGTCCGTGGAACGCTACCTCGGCAGGAGAAAATTCCAGTTCGAAGTGATCGAGGAACAGGACCGCGTCGGCGTGGCCACCGGCCTCGTTCGCACCGAGAGCGGCGGCGAGATCATCTTTGTCGAAGCCGCCCGGATGAAGGGCAACAAGGAGCTCATCATCACCGGATCGCTCGGCGACGTGATGCGCGAATCGGCCCAGGCGGCGCTCAGCTATATCCGCAGCAACGCCGGGTCCTTCGGCATCGCCGAAGACTTTTTTGAGCACCAGGACATTCACATCCATGTTCCGTCCGGGGCGATCCAGAAGGACGGCCCCTCCGCCGGCGTCACGATCCTCGCGGCGCTCCTGTCGCTGTTGACCAAACGGCCCGCGCGCAGGGACGTGGCCATGACCGGCGAGATAACGCTGACCGGCCGGATACTCCCCGTCGGCGGCATCCAGGACAAGGTGCTCGCGGCAAGGCGCGCAAAGGTCAAGACCGTGCTCGTGCCGGCGCGGAACCGGGCCGATGTGCAGGAACTGCCGGAAGATATGAAGAGGGACATCGACATTCGCCTTGTCGACACCGTGGCCGAGGTGGTGGACGCGGTGCTGGGCGGTCAACCGTGA
- a CDS encoding ATP-binding protein translates to MNYTPSIRQKITLGYFAIVAMIIGLSVFTFLELRYIEKKIMFGEAISEFFDTSLEIRRFEKNYFLYGQQSDYDENIQYVSRARDIIDSNIKGFTAIAPSEQISSLQAGLNEYKDLMELYAKTGGTHPARKTILAANIRSTGKDIITIAEGIAKTERKDLQQILSSSRHVLLVSIVFLSLAAIAIGQVLSRMVVKPLKSLEQSMGVIAEGAFERISIDSRDREIVSLMNAFNKMLKQLELHERHLIQSEKLASLGTLLAGVAHELNNPLSNISSSNQILMEELQDALEEKSPRPWPLDPDLTKELMSQINEQTDRARNIVRSLLDFSRDREFKKESLSLKHLFDETIQFVKGQVPTKIGISLSIPEDIMIFADKQRMQQALLNLIKNAIDAISPDEGTITIKAVKRRAMDDLEDEEKTGIYNYLKYRGKCTLDQDTVDIEIQDSGSGIPHDIVSKIFDPFFTTKDVGKGSGLGLFIVHEIIEEHDGCIAVDSQPGKGTRFLIRLPLKDNA, encoded by the coding sequence ATGAACTACACCCCGAGCATCAGACAGAAGATAACTCTCGGCTATTTCGCCATCGTCGCGATGATCATCGGGCTGTCCGTGTTCACCTTCCTGGAACTGCGGTACATCGAGAAGAAGATCATGTTCGGCGAGGCCATTTCGGAATTTTTCGACACCTCGCTCGAGATCCGGCGCTTTGAAAAGAATTACTTCCTGTACGGTCAGCAGTCGGACTACGACGAGAACATCCAGTACGTGTCCCGGGCCCGGGACATCATCGACAGCAACATCAAGGGATTCACCGCCATCGCACCGTCGGAGCAGATATCGTCCCTCCAGGCCGGCCTGAACGAGTACAAGGACCTCATGGAATTGTATGCGAAGACCGGCGGCACGCATCCTGCCCGAAAGACCATACTGGCCGCGAATATCCGCAGCACCGGGAAGGACATCATCACCATTGCCGAAGGAATAGCGAAGACCGAGCGGAAGGACCTTCAGCAGATACTGAGCAGTTCCCGGCATGTCCTTCTCGTCTCGATCGTATTTCTCTCCCTGGCGGCGATCGCCATAGGCCAGGTCCTGTCGCGCATGGTGGTCAAACCGCTGAAATCGCTCGAGCAGAGCATGGGAGTGATCGCCGAGGGCGCGTTCGAGCGAATTTCGATCGACTCCCGGGACCGTGAGATCGTCTCGCTCATGAACGCGTTCAACAAAATGCTGAAACAGCTTGAACTGCACGAGCGGCACCTGATCCAGTCCGAGAAGCTCGCGTCCCTCGGCACGCTTCTGGCCGGTGTGGCCCATGAGTTGAACAACCCCCTGTCGAATATTTCATCGTCGAACCAGATCCTGATGGAAGAGCTCCAGGATGCCCTCGAAGAAAAGTCTCCCCGTCCCTGGCCGTTGGACCCCGATCTCACCAAGGAACTGATGTCCCAGATCAATGAACAGACCGACCGGGCGCGGAACATCGTCCGCTCCCTGCTCGACTTTTCACGGGACCGGGAATTCAAAAAAGAATCGCTGTCGCTCAAGCACCTTTTCGACGAGACCATCCAGTTCGTGAAAGGACAGGTGCCGACAAAGATAGGGATCTCTCTTTCCATCCCCGAGGACATCATGATCTTCGCGGACAAGCAGCGGATGCAGCAGGCTCTTTTAAATCTGATCAAGAATGCCATTGATGCGATCTCGCCCGATGAAGGAACGATCACCATCAAGGCAGTGAAACGCCGGGCGATGGACGATCTTGAGGATGAGGAGAAGACCGGCATTTACAACTATCTCAAGTACCGAGGCAAGTGCACGCTGGACCAGGACACCGTCGACATTGAAATACAGGACAGCGGTTCCGGGATACCGCACGATATCGTTTCAAAGATCTTCGACCCCTTTTTCACGACCAAGGACGTCGGCAAAGGCTCCGGGCTCGGCCTCTTCATCGTCCATGAGATCATCGAGGAACATGACGGCTGCATCGCCGTGGACAGCCAGCCGGGCAAGGGCACACGGTTCCTGATCCGGCTGCCCTTAAAGGACAACGCGTAA
- a CDS encoding sigma-54 dependent transcriptional regulator has product MEGTARLLIIDDERIALRNLEHVMKKEGYDVTSTQSGPNALKLLDEGQFDVVLTDLRMEKVDGMQILKKTRELYPDTEVIMITGYATLDSAVEAMKQGAFYYIAKPFRLEEVRKVVQEAVHKVRLKTENRHLREQLETYQGKVKIITQDPTMQKLLDTARQIAPTDCNVLITGESGTGKELFARYIHLNCGRAGGPFFAVNCGAFTEELLSNELFGHEKGAFTGANNLKKGIIEMASAGTLFLDEITEMPPSMQVKLLRVIQEKEVLRVGGIESLKVDVRFIAATNRDIHDSMKSGAFRQDLYFRLNVVSLRIPPLAERKDDIPLLCYYFLKKYTLLMKKEVADISEDVIALLMNYDFPGNVRELENIIERGVALTNGGVIETGHLPEDLRELSIKTFRKKEGKIPSLEEQEEAYIKWVLGEVGGNRTLAAQTLGIDRVSLWRKLKKYGLESE; this is encoded by the coding sequence ATGGAAGGCACAGCAAGGCTGCTCATCATCGACGATGAACGGATCGCGCTCAGAAACCTCGAGCACGTTATGAAGAAGGAAGGCTACGACGTGACAAGCACGCAGAGTGGGCCGAACGCGCTCAAGCTGCTCGATGAGGGGCAGTTCGACGTGGTGCTCACGGACCTGCGCATGGAAAAGGTGGACGGCATGCAGATCCTGAAAAAGACGCGAGAACTCTACCCGGACACGGAAGTCATCATGATCACGGGCTACGCCACGCTCGACTCGGCCGTCGAGGCCATGAAGCAGGGCGCATTCTACTATATCGCCAAGCCCTTCAGGCTCGAAGAGGTTCGCAAGGTCGTCCAGGAGGCCGTGCACAAGGTCCGGCTCAAGACCGAGAACCGTCATCTCCGGGAACAGCTGGAGACCTACCAGGGAAAGGTCAAGATCATCACGCAGGACCCGACCATGCAGAAATTACTCGATACCGCGCGCCAGATCGCGCCCACGGACTGCAACGTCCTCATCACGGGCGAGAGCGGCACGGGCAAGGAACTCTTTGCGCGGTACATCCACCTGAACTGCGGCCGCGCCGGGGGACCGTTCTTCGCCGTCAACTGCGGCGCCTTTACCGAGGAGCTTTTGTCAAACGAGCTCTTCGGCCACGAAAAGGGCGCCTTCACCGGCGCGAACAACCTGAAAAAAGGCATCATCGAGATGGCCTCGGCCGGCACGCTCTTTCTCGATGAGATCACCGAGATGCCGCCGTCCATGCAGGTAAAGCTCCTTCGGGTCATCCAGGAAAAGGAGGTCCTGCGCGTCGGCGGCATTGAATCGCTCAAGGTGGACGTGCGGTTTATTGCCGCGACGAACCGGGACATTCACGATTCCATGAAGAGCGGCGCCTTCCGCCAGGACCTCTACTTCAGGCTGAACGTGGTCTCGCTCCGAATTCCGCCCCTCGCGGAGCGCAAGGACGACATCCCCCTGCTCTGTTACTATTTTTTAAAAAAATACACCCTGCTGATGAAAAAAGAAGTGGCCGATATCAGCGAGGACGTGATCGCCCTGCTCATGAACTACGACTTTCCGGGGAATGTGCGGGAGTTGGAGAACATCATCGAACGCGGGGTGGCGCTCACGAACGGCGGCGTTATCGAGACCGGCCATCTGCCCGAGGACCTGCGGGAACTCAGCATCAAGACCTTCCGCAAGAAGGAGGGCAAGATCCCGTCGCTCGAAGAGCAGGAAGAGGCCTATATCAAGTGGGTGCTCGGAGAGGTCGGCGGCAACAGGACCCTTGCGGCCCAGACACTCGGCATCGACCGCGTATCGCTCTGGAGAAAGCTGAAAAAATACGGGCTGGAAAGCGAGTGA